A window of the Haloquadratum walsbyi C23 genome harbors these coding sequences:
- a CDS encoding isoaspartyl peptidase/L-asparaginase — MRIIIHGGAGDSPEAPAQRQSILDETATHAVSSDTPIDAVETALRELESVDQFNAGSSGAVQTDGVPRTDAGMMRSSQDIGAACAMTGVEHAISAARVVCEETPHVLLAGEQAVALAADYGVRTDVDLWSDADRTRWDAADIPSGGSQDTLEWVADRFGGYDTVGAVAHDGNQYAAGTSTRGRWFALAGRVGDVPQVGSGFYCSPDGGASATGAGEDIARVTLSRIAVNHLMSGHTADEAATAALETFIDTTASEAGLIVMGAETVGIATNAHTMQTSVAQR; from the coding sequence ATGCGTATTATCATTCATGGCGGTGCTGGGGACAGTCCGGAAGCCCCAGCGCAACGCCAATCAATTCTCGATGAGACTGCCACGCATGCCGTTAGCTCTGATACCCCAATTGATGCGGTTGAGACAGCGCTTCGAGAGCTTGAGAGTGTTGATCAGTTCAACGCTGGAAGTAGTGGAGCCGTGCAGACCGATGGTGTTCCACGCACCGACGCGGGCATGATGCGAAGTAGTCAAGATATTGGTGCTGCGTGCGCGATGACCGGTGTTGAACATGCAATTTCGGCTGCTCGAGTTGTTTGTGAAGAAACGCCACATGTTCTCCTGGCGGGTGAACAAGCGGTTGCGTTAGCCGCCGACTATGGGGTCAGGACAGACGTCGACCTATGGAGCGATGCCGATCGAACCCGATGGGACGCTGCTGATATCCCAAGCGGTGGTTCGCAGGATACTCTCGAGTGGGTTGCCGACCGCTTTGGTGGATACGATACAGTTGGCGCGGTTGCACATGACGGCAATCAATACGCTGCTGGCACATCAACACGTGGACGATGGTTTGCATTGGCTGGACGCGTCGGTGATGTTCCACAAGTCGGATCTGGATTTTACTGTTCACCAGACGGCGGTGCAAGTGCAACGGGTGCTGGTGAGGATATCGCACGTGTCACATTGAGTCGAATCGCCGTTAATCATCTTATGAGTGGTCATACGGCGGATGAAGCTGCTACAGCAGCACTTGAGACATTCATCGATACAACAGCGTCTGAAGCAGGATTGATCGTAATGGGGGCTGAAACGGTCGGAATAGCTACGAACGCACATACGATGCAGACCAGTGTTGCACAGCGGTAA